A genomic stretch from Methylorubrum extorquens includes:
- a CDS encoding conserved protein of unknown function; universal stress protein UspA-like domain (Evidence 4 : Unknown function but conserved in other organisms): MRISNIMVSVDLGSAAADRVQMAAGLAERFEARLTGVAARPILGPMPVGDMLEVERAWAAEERLADEQLAEAKALFEREAGQAPRTEWRSARADPLAYLDNQARAADVVVVGRQGPADGDPGLMGVPTGALLMEVGRPVLVVPPGIERLLAGRIVVAWKDTREARRAVHDALPFLTRADEVHVAVVGPDANREGTEDLAAYLSGHGIKASTHLLPSPAIGPADELLRFAQCEEADLVVMGAYGHSRLREWMFGGVTRDVLQTTPVCCLMSH; encoded by the coding sequence ATGAGGATCTCCAACATCATGGTTTCGGTCGATCTCGGGTCCGCGGCCGCGGACCGCGTCCAGATGGCGGCGGGTCTCGCCGAGCGGTTCGAGGCCAGGCTGACCGGCGTCGCCGCGCGCCCGATCCTCGGTCCCATGCCGGTCGGCGACATGCTGGAGGTCGAGCGCGCCTGGGCCGCCGAGGAGCGCTTGGCGGACGAGCAACTGGCGGAGGCCAAGGCTCTGTTCGAGCGCGAGGCTGGGCAGGCACCCCGGACGGAGTGGCGCTCCGCCCGCGCCGATCCGCTGGCCTATCTCGACAACCAGGCGCGCGCCGCCGACGTTGTGGTCGTCGGTCGGCAAGGCCCAGCGGACGGCGACCCGGGCCTGATGGGCGTTCCGACCGGAGCCCTGTTGATGGAGGTGGGGCGTCCCGTGCTCGTGGTTCCGCCCGGCATCGAGCGCCTCTTGGCGGGGCGCATCGTGGTGGCCTGGAAGGACACGCGCGAGGCACGCCGGGCGGTCCATGACGCGCTGCCGTTCCTGACCCGGGCCGACGAGGTTCACGTCGCCGTCGTCGGCCCCGACGCCAACCGCGAGGGCACTGAGGACTTGGCCGCCTACCTGTCCGGGCACGGCATCAAGGCCAGCACCCACCTACTGCCGAGCCCGGCCATCGGCCCCGCCGACGAATTGCTTCGGTTCGCCCAGTGCGAGGAGGCGGACCTCGTTGTGATGGGCGCCTACGGCCATTCCCGCCTCCGCGAGTGGATGTTCGGCGGTGTCACCCGCGACGTCCTACAGACGACGCCCGTCTGCTGCCTGATGAGCCACTGA
- a CDS encoding putative cytochrome c, class I (Evidence 3 : Putative function from multiple computational evidences; Product type e : enzyme) → MRPAAILATGALALLPGLLSLPANAWDRQVKQGETLARNNCARCHAVGRAGASPLRAAPPFRELHTRYPVEDLGEALAEGIRTGHPGMPEFRFDPDQAEALIAYLKSLER, encoded by the coding sequence ATGCGCCCGGCAGCCATCCTCGCGACCGGCGCTCTGGCGCTGCTTCCCGGCCTCCTCTCCCTCCCGGCGAATGCCTGGGACCGGCAGGTGAAACAGGGCGAGACCCTCGCCCGGAACAACTGCGCCCGCTGCCACGCCGTCGGGCGCGCCGGGGCGAGCCCGCTGCGCGCGGCGCCACCCTTTCGCGAACTGCACACGCGCTACCCCGTCGAGGACCTCGGCGAGGCGCTCGCCGAGGGCATCCGAACGGGCCATCCCGGCATGCCCGAGTTCCGGTTCGACCCGGACCAGGCCGAGGCCCTGATCGCCTATCTCAAGTCCCTGGAACGCTGA